The Candidatus Omnitrophota bacterium genome includes the window AAAAAGAGATGCGCTCGCTTGTAGCTGAGATACTTGAGATACAAGAAGACAAGATAAAGCCGAGTATGAAATTTGTTGAGGAGCTCGGCATGGACTCTATGATGGCTCTTGAAATTCTTGCTTCGGCTGAGAAGAAATATAAGATTAAAATACCGGAAGAACATCTTACGAAAGTGACGACGCTTAAGAACCTGATCGAGGTAGTGCAGAATATCATGGAGAAGAAGTAAAACGCGTGCACAATAACAGAGTGGTGGTAACAGGTTTAGGGGTTGTAAGTTCTATCGGAATCGGCAAGGATAAATTTTGGAATAATCTAATAGCTGGTAAATCGGGGGTAAGCAAGGTAGAGTCTTTTGACACCTCAAAATATGAAAATCATATGGGTGGGGAAATAAAAGATTTTGACCCGAATGATTTTATTAAAAAAGATAAAATCAAGAGATTGGGACGCGGATCTCAATTTGCTATTGCGGCAACGAAACTAGCCCTTTCTGATTCAGGAGTAGAATTCGAAAAGATAGATAAGAATAGAATTGGTGCGATAATTGGCACAACAATGGCAGATTCTCAGAGACTGGAAGAGATGGATAAGACGTGGGTTGAAAGTAGCGAGAAAGATGTGGATGCGAAATTGATACCGCAGTATCCCGGAAGCATTATCGCATCGAGCATAGGATTTGAGCTGGGTGTTCAAAATCTTGTATATTCTATACCGACTGCCTGCTCAGCAGGTAATTATTGCATAGGGTATTCTTATGATATGATCAGGACAGGGAAAGCAGACTTTATGTTGGCAGGCGGCTCGGATTCTTTTTCAAGAGTTGCTTTTACTGGATTTAATCGCCTCTTTGCTGTGGCCCCAGAAAAGTGCCAGCCATTTGATAGGAATAGAAAAGGTATGATGGTCGGAGAGGGATCCGGAGTTTTAGTTTTAGAATCATTAGATAGTGCGCGGAAAAGAAGAGCAAATATATATGCGGAAGTATTGGGATATGCCTTGAGCTGC containing:
- a CDS encoding acyl carrier protein yields the protein MAIQSENIEKEMRSLVAEILEIQEDKIKPSMKFVEELGMDSMMALEILASAEKKYKIKIPEEHLTKVTTLKNLIEVVQNIMEKK
- a CDS encoding beta-ketoacyl-[acyl-carrier-protein] synthase family protein produces the protein MVTGLGVVSSIGIGKDKFWNNLIAGKSGVSKVESFDTSKYENHMGGEIKDFDPNDFIKKDKIKRLGRGSQFAIAATKLALSDSGVEFEKIDKNRIGAIIGTTMADSQRLEEMDKTWVESSEKDVDAKLIPQYPGSIIASSIGFELGVQNLVYSIPTACSAGNYCIGYSYDMIRTGKADFMLAGGSDSFSRVAFTGFNRLFAVAPEKCQPFDRNRKGMMVGEGSGVLVLESLDSARKRRANIYAEVLGYALSCDAHHMTAPSVEGISRVMKKAIKNADIHSEDVDYISAHGTGTPANDKAECAAVKEVFGDGYKEVPVSSIKSMLGHTMGAASAIEAITCCLAIKEGSIPPTINYETSDPECDIDCVPNIAKKKTVRIALNNSLAFGGNDACLVLGKL